In one window of Cellulophaga sp. HaHa_2_95 DNA:
- a CDS encoding LytTR family DNA-binding domain-containing protein, with protein sequence MRKIKCLVIDDEELARALIIKYISDTPNLELIGEYENALEALPLIKNSSIDLIFLDIQMPAINGTDFAKIIGADTNIIFTTAYTEYALEGYELNVVDYLLKPITFNRFLTAVNKVKSENAPVENAEDSITVKSGYDLYKLKYADILYIKSDSEYVTFYTESKKIMSLQSLKALQKQIPTSQFMRVHRSYIINKTKVTSLKGRDLFINETLIPISDSYYEQVKLELFQ encoded by the coding sequence ATGCGTAAAATTAAATGTCTCGTCATAGATGATGAAGAATTAGCAAGAGCTTTAATCATAAAATACATATCAGATACACCAAATTTAGAGCTAATCGGTGAATATGAGAATGCTTTGGAAGCCTTACCATTAATAAAGAATTCTTCTATAGATCTAATTTTTTTAGACATTCAAATGCCCGCTATAAATGGAACCGATTTTGCCAAAATTATAGGTGCTGATACTAATATTATTTTCACCACGGCGTATACCGAATATGCTTTAGAGGGGTACGAACTAAATGTGGTAGATTATCTTTTAAAACCTATCACTTTTAATCGTTTTTTAACCGCCGTTAATAAAGTAAAAAGCGAGAATGCACCTGTTGAAAACGCTGAAGACAGTATTACCGTAAAATCTGGCTACGATCTCTATAAATTGAAATATGCAGATATCTTGTATATAAAAAGTGATAGTGAATATGTTACCTTTTACACGGAAAGTAAAAAAATCATGAGTTTGCAATCTCTAAAAGCCTTGCAAAAACAAATTCCGACATCACAATTTATGCGCGTTCATCGCTCATATATAATCAATAAAACCAAGGTAACTTCTTTAAAAGGAAGAGATCTTTTTATAAATGAGACCTTAATTCCGATTAGTGACAGTTATTACGAGCAAGTAAAATTAGAGTTATTTCAATAG
- a CDS encoding toxin-antitoxin system YwqK family antitoxin encodes MKSFFLLFLLLILVQCIESPSEDKARSVVNITNEMKAPKVVDSLTVLNKNLILDQLKGVWFYNQNPFNGYAVKYYSDGTLKEKIGFINGKREGVAKRWSENGVLRWQVNYKKNKLVGTYKTWWENGALAEKSTYKNGVLEGEQQYWYDSGQLAKLRQLEQGKENGMQQAWLKNGTLYVNYEAKNGRVFGLKRANLCYQLEDEVVVRNDDVKR; translated from the coding sequence ATGAAATCATTTTTTTTACTATTCCTTCTCCTTATTCTGGTGCAATGCATAGAAAGTCCTTCGGAAGATAAGGCACGTTCTGTGGTAAACATCACCAATGAAATGAAAGCTCCGAAGGTGGTAGATAGTTTAACGGTGTTAAATAAAAACTTGATTCTAGATCAATTGAAAGGAGTTTGGTTTTACAATCAGAATCCCTTTAATGGATATGCTGTTAAATATTACTCCGATGGAACCTTAAAGGAAAAAATCGGATTTATTAACGGTAAAAGAGAAGGAGTAGCGAAAAGATGGTCGGAAAATGGTGTACTGCGCTGGCAAGTAAATTATAAAAAAAATAAATTGGTAGGCACCTATAAAACCTGGTGGGAGAATGGTGCACTAGCCGAAAAATCTACCTATAAAAATGGTGTTTTAGAAGGAGAGCAGCAGTATTGGTATGATAGCGGTCAATTAGCGAAATTGCGCCAATTAGAACAAGGGAAAGAAAATGGAATGCAACAGGCGTGGTTAAAAAACGGCACCTTATACGTGAATTACGAGGCAAAAAACGGACGTGTTTTTGGCTTAAAGCGTGCTAACTTATGTTATCAATTAGAAGATGAAGTGGTGGTTAGAAATGATGATGTAAAAAGATAA
- a CDS encoding sensor histidine kinase, with translation MKATKRFVFQSLLWIIIWLVLWITQSFDFGFFRENLLSVIFQILLLAGLIYFAAPKLLFKKKYLLFMLFGLAAIVLGSCISSSLFSLPPPRIPPRMPGAENLIKRVPRGGIPSKFLIHFLLLAVSAVLGTFLETLFYAQKKEEETIKNNNERLATELKLLKSQINPHFLFNTLNNIYALSAISATKTQESISYLANMLRYVLYDCEQAFVPLTKEISYIENYIKLFTTKSSKKYPITTTYEIGSKGILIAPMLVIPFVENAFKHSNIEKVAGTFLHIKVISKLDEIYFEVENSTSELVENKDKVGGIGLENVKKRLAILYPNKHELTIENLPDRFKVSLKLNL, from the coding sequence ATGAAAGCTACGAAAAGATTTGTATTCCAATCCTTATTATGGATAATTATATGGTTAGTGCTGTGGATTACCCAAAGTTTTGATTTTGGGTTTTTTAGAGAAAACCTACTTTCTGTAATCTTTCAAATACTTTTATTGGCGGGTCTAATCTATTTTGCAGCCCCAAAATTATTGTTCAAAAAGAAATACTTATTATTCATGCTCTTTGGGCTTGCGGCAATAGTTTTAGGAAGCTGTATAAGTTCTTCGCTTTTTTCATTGCCGCCACCGCGCATCCCCCCACGAATGCCGGGAGCAGAAAATCTAATTAAACGAGTGCCTAGAGGCGGTATTCCTTCTAAATTTTTAATTCACTTTTTACTCTTGGCCGTTTCTGCTGTATTAGGCACCTTTTTAGAAACGCTTTTCTATGCCCAAAAAAAAGAAGAAGAAACTATAAAGAATAATAATGAACGATTAGCGACAGAGCTCAAACTACTGAAATCCCAGATCAATCCACATTTTTTATTCAATACTTTGAATAATATTTATGCGTTATCTGCGATAAGTGCTACAAAAACGCAAGAATCTATTAGTTATTTGGCCAATATGTTACGCTATGTACTTTATGATTGCGAACAAGCTTTTGTACCTTTAACAAAAGAAATATCATACATAGAAAACTATATTAAATTATTTACAACGAAAAGCAGTAAAAAATATCCGATTACCACGACCTATGAAATAGGTTCTAAAGGAATTTTGATTGCTCCCATGCTTGTAATTCCTTTTGTAGAGAATGCGTTTAAACACAGTAATATAGAAAAAGTTGCGGGTACTTTTCTACATATAAAAGTAATCAGTAAACTCGATGAAATTTATTTTGAAGTTGAAAATAGTACATCTGAACTTGTAGAAAACAAAGATAAAGTTGGCGGTATAGGGCTAGAGAATGTTAAAAAAAGATTAGCTATTTTGTATCCGAATAAACACGAACTTACTATTGAAAATCTTCCAGATCGTTTTAAAGTAAGTTTAAAATTAAATTTATAA
- the lpxD gene encoding UDP-3-O-(3-hydroxymyristoyl)glucosamine N-acyltransferase — translation MKSFTIADINAVINGVILGNTSNEITAPEQLEKATKHNISFIGNRKYAKLWPLSKASVAVIDEKMELEPGDNRALIKVKCADLAMAQILEFFNPGSPILEEDVHPSAVVHATVTLGKNVQIGANVYIGKNVTIGDGTVIYPNVTVMDDSAIGMACVIWSGTVIRERTQIGHQCIFHTNVSIGADGFGFRPSPDGRGLVKIPQIGNVVIGNGVEIGANSCVDRGKFSSTIIGDGTKIDNLVQIGHNSVLGRSCIMAGHSGLAGSVTLGDGVIIGGSASIKDHTTLHSGVTVGAGSGVMGDVQAGKTVLGYPACDSRDMLKQWVALRKLGKGA, via the coding sequence ATGAAATCATTCACAATAGCAGATATAAATGCTGTTATCAACGGAGTTATTTTAGGGAATACTTCAAATGAAATTACTGCTCCTGAGCAATTAGAAAAAGCAACAAAACATAACATTAGTTTTATCGGAAATCGAAAATACGCTAAGCTTTGGCCTTTATCAAAGGCTTCTGTTGCGGTTATCGATGAAAAAATGGAGCTAGAACCTGGAGACAACAGAGCGCTTATAAAAGTAAAGTGTGCTGATTTGGCCATGGCTCAAATTCTGGAATTTTTCAATCCAGGAAGCCCAATACTCGAGGAGGATGTTCACCCTAGTGCTGTGGTACATGCTACTGTTACCTTAGGTAAAAATGTACAAATTGGCGCTAATGTTTACATTGGAAAAAATGTAACTATTGGTGATGGTACCGTTATTTACCCGAATGTAACGGTCATGGATGATAGTGCTATAGGAATGGCATGTGTTATTTGGTCTGGTACGGTAATTAGAGAGCGTACGCAAATAGGCCACCAATGTATTTTTCATACGAATGTAAGCATCGGAGCAGACGGTTTTGGTTTTAGGCCTAGTCCGGATGGTAGAGGATTGGTTAAAATTCCTCAGATAGGAAATGTGGTAATTGGTAATGGTGTAGAAATTGGAGCTAACTCTTGTGTAGATCGTGGAAAATTTAGTTCTACCATCATTGGTGATGGTACTAAAATTGATAATCTCGTGCAAATAGGACACAACTCTGTCTTAGGGCGTTCTTGTATCATGGCTGGTCACAGCGGTTTAGCGGGTTCTGTTACTTTAGGTGATGGTGTTATTATAGGAGGTAGTGCTTCTATAAAAGATCATACTACTTTGCATTCTGGTGTAACGGTAGGTGCTGGCTCTGGGGTTATGGGTGACGTTCAAGCCGGAAAAACGGTATTAGGATACCCTGCTTGTGATTCACGAGATATGCTCAAACAATGGGTAGCATTACGTAAATTAGGGAAAGGCGCTTAA
- the rlmF gene encoding 23S rRNA (adenine(1618)-N(6))-methyltransferase RlmF, whose product MHPKNLHHAPYDFQTLKNSFEPLAEFIILNKFNVESIDFSNPDAVLALNKALLKHHYKVHSWSLPKGYLCPPIPGRADYIHHIADLLSSDPTIKKVKGLDIGTGANCIYPILATQIYGWHMIGSDIDLTAINAAQENAAEFKEHIQIRAQESNADIFNGIIKEDEYFDVTLCNPPFHASEKEAYAGTRRKLNNLHVHADFKLNFGGQANELWCNGGEALFIKRMIKQSLLFKKQVGWFTCLVSKSENLPKIHKQLRKANAHYKTIEMEQGNKKSRFIAWQFIA is encoded by the coding sequence TTGCATCCAAAAAATTTACACCACGCTCCTTACGATTTTCAGACCTTAAAAAATAGCTTTGAACCTCTAGCTGAATTTATTATTCTTAATAAATTTAATGTAGAAAGTATCGATTTTTCAAATCCGGATGCTGTTTTGGCCCTCAACAAAGCCCTCCTAAAACATCATTATAAGGTACATTCTTGGAGCCTTCCTAAAGGATACCTATGCCCGCCAATACCAGGGCGGGCAGATTACATACATCATATAGCTGATTTGCTTTCTTCTGATCCTACTATAAAAAAAGTGAAAGGTTTAGATATAGGTACTGGAGCAAATTGTATTTACCCGATTCTTGCCACACAAATTTATGGGTGGCATATGATAGGGAGTGATATAGACCTTACAGCCATTAACGCTGCACAAGAAAATGCGGCAGAATTTAAAGAACATATTCAAATAAGAGCACAAGAATCAAATGCCGATATTTTCAACGGAATTATAAAGGAAGATGAATATTTTGATGTTACCCTCTGTAATCCTCCTTTTCATGCCTCTGAAAAAGAAGCTTATGCTGGGACACGTAGAAAACTTAACAATCTACATGTCCATGCCGATTTTAAATTAAATTTTGGTGGACAAGCAAATGAACTTTGGTGTAATGGTGGCGAAGCATTATTTATTAAAAGAATGATTAAGCAAAGCCTGCTATTTAAAAAGCAGGTGGGTTGGTTTACTTGCCTAGTTTCTAAGAGCGAAAATTTACCAAAAATACACAAGCAATTACGGAAAGCAAATGCGCATTATAAAACCATAGAAATGGAGCAAGGAAACAAAAAAAGCAGATTTATTGCCTGGCAATTTATCGCTTAA
- a CDS encoding KTSC domain-containing protein: MKRINEYKKLFSIENEIDLKGLKNTYRGLVKQWHPDKFLEGDVQKEEAELKSRQIIDGYHFLVSIAPETKAANLEEYTKLTNESGILDFQHKGLLLEITFLDGSTYEYFGVPKNIYVKLINSPKQYRFAKRSIFNSYLYRKSKKNLQEA; encoded by the coding sequence ATGAAACGCATCAACGAGTATAAGAAATTGTTTTCTATTGAAAATGAGATTGATTTAAAAGGATTAAAGAATACATACCGTGGTTTAGTAAAGCAATGGCACCCAGATAAATTTCTCGAAGGCGATGTGCAAAAAGAAGAAGCTGAACTAAAAAGTAGACAAATTATTGATGGATACCATTTTTTAGTAAGTATAGCTCCAGAAACTAAAGCTGCTAATTTAGAGGAGTATACTAAGTTAACAAATGAGTCTGGGATCTTAGATTTTCAACATAAAGGCTTATTGTTGGAAATTACGTTTTTAGACGGTTCTACTTACGAGTATTTTGGAGTGCCTAAAAATATCTACGTGAAGTTAATTAACTCTCCAAAGCAATATCGCTTTGCTAAAAGAAGCATATTTAATAGCTACTTATACAGAAAATCTAAAAAGAATTTGCAAGAAGCATAA
- a CDS encoding YHYH protein, producing the protein MRKKKLIFTYVPAAVGVLSALFAFTACSNDSSSDDNASEEIEEETVTELHAAYAAFNSDATTIYLDGSNVVIETTGLPDHETVYWGEGNDLYLDEPDVQVTPSIMSSNNNATTITVDATPNLSGSTVDTELNTIGIAVSGASIFNDQEGAGTLDQAAGSLDWTGAHIGPGVYHYHLEPKAFTNDDANLVGVLLDGVFLYGRQCDATGTYPTDLDASGGHTSTTQYTDGAEEYHYHIINELYSNTGSYIAFAGPYQGY; encoded by the coding sequence ATGAGAAAAAAGAAATTAATATTTACCTATGTACCTGCAGCTGTAGGAGTTCTAAGCGCGTTATTTGCATTTACAGCCTGTAGTAATGATAGTTCAAGTGATGATAATGCGTCTGAAGAAATAGAGGAAGAAACGGTAACAGAATTACATGCTGCTTATGCAGCCTTTAATAGTGACGCAACTACTATTTATTTAGACGGCTCCAATGTAGTTATAGAAACTACAGGATTACCAGATCATGAAACCGTATATTGGGGAGAGGGTAATGATCTTTATTTAGATGAACCAGATGTTCAGGTTACGCCAAGTATTATGTCTAGTAATAATAATGCAACGACGATCACTGTTGATGCTACTCCAAATTTATCAGGAAGTACTGTAGATACAGAATTAAATACTATTGGCATTGCAGTGAGCGGTGCTTCTATATTTAACGATCAAGAAGGAGCAGGAACTTTAGATCAAGCAGCAGGTAGTTTAGATTGGACGGGAGCACATATTGGCCCCGGAGTATATCACTATCACTTAGAGCCTAAAGCATTTACAAATGATGATGCTAATTTAGTCGGTGTGCTTTTAGATGGTGTTTTTCTTTATGGAAGACAGTGTGATGCTACAGGGACTTATCCCACAGATTTAGATGCCTCTGGTGGGCACACCAGTACAACACAATATACAGATGGGGCAGAAGAATATCATTATCATATTATCAATGAATTATATTCTAACACCGGATCTTATATAGCTTTTGCAGGTCCTTACCAAGGATATTAA
- a CDS encoding DEAD/DEAH box helicase, translating into MSSFEDFNLKKQLNYAIEDLKFSTPTPIQEAAFSVVMSGKDIVGIAQTGTGKTMAYMLPILQELGFSKQVHPRVLVLVPTRELVLQVVENIESFAKYINVRVLGVYGGVNINTQKQQCVQGTDILVATPGRLYDLALSKAVKLKEVKKLVIDEVDVMLDLGFRFQLINIFDLLPARRQNIMFSATMTSDVDALIDDFFVAPEKVSIAVSGTPLENIAQVCYAVPNFYTKVNLLIRLLKDKDTFKKVLVFVGNKRFADKVFEEMEEAFGSESCVIHSNKSQNYRMRSIRQFDEGQNRILVTTDVMARGLDLDKITHVINFDTPNYPENYMHRIGRTGRAEHQGNSVLFYTEKEEASKDDIETLMDFKIPLLTIPENVEISEELIAEERPRIIETDNPNQTTLASQGSFHEKKEKNKKTNQGGSYQRIIAKKYKKPKTKGDKNYNKRNKKK; encoded by the coding sequence ATGAGTTCTTTTGAAGATTTCAATTTAAAAAAACAATTAAATTACGCAATTGAAGATTTAAAATTTTCAACACCAACACCTATACAAGAAGCGGCTTTTTCTGTGGTTATGTCAGGGAAAGATATTGTTGGAATTGCACAAACAGGTACTGGGAAAACAATGGCTTACATGTTGCCAATATTACAAGAATTAGGTTTTTCTAAGCAAGTACATCCTAGAGTTCTAGTATTAGTTCCCACAAGGGAATTAGTATTACAAGTGGTGGAGAATATAGAAAGCTTTGCTAAATATATTAACGTACGGGTATTAGGAGTGTATGGCGGTGTTAATATAAATACGCAAAAACAACAATGCGTTCAAGGAACGGATATTTTGGTGGCAACACCAGGAAGATTGTATGATCTAGCCCTTTCTAAAGCTGTAAAATTAAAAGAAGTAAAAAAATTAGTAATTGATGAAGTAGATGTAATGTTGGATTTAGGATTCCGTTTCCAACTGATAAACATCTTTGATTTACTCCCCGCAAGAAGGCAAAATATTATGTTTTCTGCGACGATGACGAGTGACGTAGACGCACTTATCGATGACTTTTTCGTTGCACCAGAAAAAGTTTCTATTGCAGTGAGTGGTACTCCGTTAGAGAATATCGCACAGGTATGTTATGCGGTTCCTAATTTTTATACCAAAGTAAATTTATTGATTCGTTTATTGAAGGATAAGGATACCTTTAAAAAAGTGTTAGTTTTTGTTGGTAATAAGCGTTTTGCAGACAAGGTTTTTGAAGAAATGGAAGAAGCTTTTGGAAGCGAATCTTGTGTAATTCACTCCAATAAGTCTCAAAACTATAGAATGCGCTCCATTCGTCAGTTTGATGAAGGCCAGAATCGTATTCTGGTAACTACCGATGTTATGGCACGTGGTTTAGATTTGGATAAAATTACGCATGTAATCAATTTTGATACGCCAAATTATCCTGAAAACTATATGCATAGAATTGGTAGAACGGGTAGGGCGGAGCACCAAGGTAATTCTGTTTTATTTTATACAGAAAAAGAAGAGGCTTCTAAAGATGACATTGAAACTTTAATGGACTTTAAAATTCCATTACTTACAATACCTGAAAATGTAGAAATCTCAGAAGAGCTTATAGCGGAGGAGCGCCCTAGAATTATTGAGACAGATAATCCTAACCAAACGACACTTGCCTCTCAGGGTAGCTTTCATGAAAAGAAAGAGAAGAATAAAAAAACAAATCAAGGAGGTTCTTACCAACGCATTATCGCTAAAAAATATAAGAAGCCTAAAACTAAGGGAGATAAGAACTATAATAAGAGAAATAAGAAGAAGTAA
- a CDS encoding DEAD/DEAH box helicase, translating to MTETATGLQEKKSDKELYSYQQGAINKIFEKFDTAADNYHLLYQLPTGGGKTVIFSEMVRQYLKNHKKKVLVMTHRVELCNQTSTMLTNFGVPNKVVNSKANLDDQDQYICFVAMVETLNNRLNDGKLDISDIGLVIIDEAHYNSFTKLFKFFENSFVLGVTATPLSSSKELPMKDNYDELITGESIQSLIENEFLARAEVYQYDMGLTSLEVGSNGDYTVKSSEDLYTSPAMLDKTLQAYLKHSKGKKALIFNNGINTSIQIYYTFKAAGLPVMHLDNTATKKQRKQILKWFKETPDAILSSVSILTTGFDEPTIDTIILNRATKSLTLYYQMIGRGSRILNNKSAFKVIDLGNNYHRFGPWGADLDWQMIFKSPNFYMERLQNDEDIESNFRHEMAEEIRAQFAKSEEVYFDIKEVYTDATYKGESSKVVLERSIEQHGRICIENSEDVYDALGLAKLLDEDIDYRIQSYAKCISRSTFNFLKWLKDDYKLKLNSYLRQNFDEVFEEINGYPPEE from the coding sequence ATGACGGAGACAGCAACAGGATTGCAAGAAAAAAAATCAGATAAAGAACTGTATAGCTACCAGCAGGGAGCGATCAACAAAATCTTTGAAAAATTTGATACTGCGGCAGATAATTATCACTTGCTGTATCAATTGCCTACGGGTGGAGGAAAAACCGTTATTTTCTCTGAAATGGTTCGGCAGTATTTAAAAAACCACAAGAAGAAAGTATTAGTGATGACGCACCGTGTAGAGCTGTGTAATCAAACATCTACTATGCTTACCAATTTTGGGGTACCTAATAAGGTGGTAAATAGTAAAGCTAACCTAGACGACCAAGACCAATATATTTGCTTTGTAGCAATGGTCGAGACCTTGAACAATCGTTTAAATGATGGTAAATTAGATATTTCAGATATCGGTTTAGTTATTATTGATGAAGCGCATTACAATTCATTTACCAAGTTATTTAAATTTTTCGAGAATTCTTTTGTTCTAGGAGTAACGGCAACCCCGTTAAGTTCTAGTAAAGAACTTCCGATGAAAGATAATTATGATGAGTTGATCACAGGGGAATCAATTCAATCTTTAATTGAGAATGAATTTTTAGCACGTGCTGAAGTATATCAGTATGATATGGGATTAACCTCTCTAGAGGTGGGTTCAAATGGAGATTATACGGTTAAATCATCGGAAGACCTCTATACCAGTCCTGCAATGTTAGATAAAACTTTGCAAGCGTATTTAAAACATTCTAAAGGGAAAAAAGCATTAATCTTTAATAATGGTATTAATACGTCTATTCAGATTTATTATACCTTTAAAGCAGCGGGTTTACCTGTAATGCATTTAGATAATACGGCGACAAAAAAACAGCGTAAGCAAATTTTAAAATGGTTTAAAGAAACTCCAGATGCTATTCTTTCTTCTGTAAGTATTTTAACCACGGGTTTTGATGAACCTACGATAGATACTATTATTCTAAATAGAGCAACAAAATCTCTTACGTTATACTACCAGATGATTGGTCGTGGATCCCGTATCCTTAATAATAAATCGGCTTTCAAAGTAATAGATTTAGGAAATAACTACCATAGATTTGGTCCTTGGGGAGCAGATTTGGATTGGCAAATGATTTTCAAGTCTCCTAATTTCTATATGGAGCGTCTTCAGAATGATGAAGATATAGAAAGTAACTTTAGGCATGAGATGGCCGAAGAAATTCGGGCACAATTCGCAAAGTCAGAAGAAGTGTATTTTGATATTAAAGAAGTATATACGGATGCTACCTATAAAGGAGAGTCTTCTAAAGTGGTTCTCGAGCGCTCTATAGAACAGCATGGTAGAATTTGTATAGAAAATAGCGAAGATGTCTATGATGCCTTAGGTTTAGCTAAATTGCTAGATGAGGATATTGATTATAGAATTCAGAGTTATGCAAAATGTATAAGCCGTAGTACGTTTAATTTTTTGAAATGGTTGAAGGATGATTATAAGCTTAAACTAAATTCGTACTTACGTCAAAATTTTGATGAAGTTTTTGAGGAGATCAACGGATATCCACCAGAAGAATAG
- a CDS encoding SCO family protein: MLKYIAILFLVISASCKETPKKEDVVVVETSRVESLPFYKEASFTPHWITPNTPEEKAFHKIPDFKLVNQLGDTLTQQNFDNKIYITDFFFTSCPGICPQMTNSMVALQEKFKNDPNILFLSHSVTPTIDTVEELAKYAKRFGVITNKWHLVTGDKTEIYNLGRNEYFVENDLGIPKDINDYLHSENFLLIDKNKHIRGIYNGLNRASMAQLVVDVQALEKEG; encoded by the coding sequence ATGTTAAAATATATCGCTATTTTATTTCTTGTAATAAGTGCAAGTTGTAAAGAGACTCCCAAGAAAGAAGATGTTGTCGTCGTGGAGACCAGTAGGGTAGAGAGCCTGCCTTTTTATAAGGAAGCGTCTTTTACACCTCATTGGATTACACCAAATACACCAGAGGAAAAAGCATTTCATAAAATTCCAGATTTTAAGCTCGTTAATCAGTTAGGAGATACGCTTACCCAACAAAATTTTGATAATAAAATTTATATTACGGACTTTTTCTTTACGAGTTGTCCGGGCATTTGTCCGCAAATGACGAATAGTATGGTAGCACTTCAAGAAAAGTTTAAGAATGATCCTAACATTTTGTTTTTATCACACTCTGTAACGCCTACCATAGATACGGTAGAGGAGTTGGCGAAGTATGCCAAAAGGTTTGGAGTTATAACTAACAAATGGCATTTGGTAACAGGAGACAAAACGGAGATTTATAATTTGGGAAGAAATGAATATTTCGTAGAAAATGATTTAGGCATCCCAAAAGATATAAATGATTATTTACACTCTGAGAATTTTTTATTGATTGATAAAAATAAACATATTAGAGGTATTTACAACGGACTTAACCGGGCGTCTATGGCACAATTAGTTGTAGATGTACAAGCGTTAGAAAAAGAAGGGTAA
- a CDS encoding peptidylprolyl isomerase has product MSKVKENDTVQVHYTGKLNNGEIFDSSLEREPIKVTLGQKSLIPGFENGLIDMAVNEKKTIVIPSSEAYGEVNKELFQSVPRADLPEDIKPEVGMGLMAKNADGTERQLRVVDVKEDAIIIDANHPLAGQELTFELEVVAIG; this is encoded by the coding sequence ATGAGTAAAGTTAAGGAGAATGATACGGTTCAAGTACATTATACTGGAAAACTAAACAACGGAGAAATATTTGATAGCTCTTTAGAAAGAGAACCAATAAAAGTGACACTAGGTCAAAAAAGTTTGATTCCTGGTTTTGAGAATGGTTTAATTGATATGGCAGTTAATGAAAAGAAAACTATTGTTATTCCTTCATCGGAAGCATATGGTGAGGTAAATAAAGAATTATTTCAAAGTGTTCCTAGAGCAGATTTACCTGAAGATATCAAACCAGAGGTTGGTATGGGGCTTATGGCTAAGAATGCAGACGGGACAGAGCGTCAATTACGTGTTGTAGATGTAAAAGAAGATGCTATCATTATTGATGCAAACCACCCTTTAGCAGGACAAGAGCTTACTTTTGAGCTAGAAGTTGTTGCTATTGGATAA
- a CDS encoding EF-hand domain-containing protein translates to MKNKVIQLGVMGVFLLMFSCGNAQEKEKGKKPPTFSELLEKMDKNEDGKLSKDEIKGPLKDNFDAVDTDEDGFITEEEMKNAPRPERPKRN, encoded by the coding sequence ATGAAAAATAAAGTAATTCAATTAGGTGTAATGGGGGTATTCTTATTAATGTTTTCTTGTGGTAATGCACAAGAGAAGGAAAAAGGAAAAAAGCCGCCCACTTTTTCAGAGCTTCTTGAAAAAATGGATAAGAATGAGGATGGTAAGCTTTCTAAAGATGAAATAAAAGGACCTCTTAAAGATAACTTTGATGCGGTAGATACAGATGAAGATGGTTTCATTACGGAGGAAGAAATGAAAAATGCTCCAAGACCAGAACGTCCTAAGCGTAACTAA